A single genomic interval of Cucumis sativus cultivar 9930 chromosome 5, Cucumber_9930_V3, whole genome shotgun sequence harbors:
- the LOC101204083 gene encoding uncharacterized protein LOC101204083 yields MTIAESEEVGFKRIGLSASDYEANIPIKKRRFPGVQLTPSPSKDISSFHSDGNLLKVEQPSPPKDVSSFNHNENLIKSEEPILSVTTVSSSSVVTSCALSNNNQDSVSEEKKGKSDTDSCCVDIVQSNIGAAGVKFQEPSLGRHACTDGFVECEGKSLVTVEHTDHASPVICAGLKLLSTSLDSDHFAGNKEEEIDVKMPEENCSPPICQLGGAGVLVGLKGHMDLKLVSEKSDLNFLKQNSMEPVLLNFALNKQGSSTQCVKGNVGFDCDGSFLQSNREKWDLNTSMESWEGCTSGDAPVVQISATRTNTTIETYSCSSEMVESDSPCGKQTLLDNEDKGDSTKEHLHLSLDSSYLKSVLDEDPYISEYESDGNWDIAETVDDNDDNDDNDNDDNDNNVEEDYEDGEVRETMQETEVEVHVYEKREIEPLDHAGCNDKKINSVGLLDHEFFTLGPKKQETKLENLDYRSEDEDEVQTTTKSNSYEQENEDLCVKELHAVENAIGEDVNISAKATERSQLSQYDKKGNFEGQGTADKILNEEPVPTFSQNEVENAVAVDVVQNRDLTLPTVKESVNEDNAKDINGGTRNSRIINFNRTSTDSTPCKAKSNFAKPVLSHKDREFVPNMVVERANMKPQERDDVYSNISKKISIDKRQGPPPLMGFSHRRGRNTNRLDNRSEEWDFGPNFSPETYSEQQIDYHVTGLDQNRYKIIPDGPFGGANRRGRELVEDEEPFFFHGPSRRKSPGRRHGHSVRGGKMVNRMPRDFSPGRCMDEGGSFDRQHGEKFTRNFADDTVDEMYPRPQPPYDVDRPFFRERRNFSFQRKTFPKIDSKSPVRSRARSPSQWFSSKRSDRFCERPNMTHRRSPNYMTDRMRSPDQRSIRGYMPGQRQGFRYLSPPDELRDVGPAPDHGHMRPFIPNRNQTKRLPLRNRSYDAIDPRGRIENDGLFYGPVRLGQLTGYNGGEPDDDERRFNERHEPLHSFKHGFRDSDGERYRNKGEDCSRPFRFCAEDDPRISWKRR; encoded by the exons ATGACCATTGCAGAAAGTGAAGAG GTTGGTTTTAAGCGCATTGGGCTGTCAGCTAGTGATTATGAGGCAAATATTCCTATCAAGAAAAGGAGATTTCCGGGAGTGCAATTAACTCCATCACCATCTAAAGATATATCTTCATTCCATTCAGATGGAAATTTATTGAAGGTGGAGCAGCCATCTCCACCTAAAGATGTATCTTCCTTTAATcacaatgaaaatttaataaagagtGAGGAGCCGATTCTATCTGTGACAACAGTTTCAAGTTCTAGTGTGGTTACAAGTTGTGCATTGTCGAACAATAACCAGGACAGTGTTTctgaagagaagaaaggaaaatctGATACGGATTCATGCTGCGTGGATATAGTCCAAAGCAATATTGGAGCAGCAGGAGTCAAGTTTCAAGAACCCAGTTTGGGAAGACATGCTTGTACTGATGGTTTTGTTGAATGTGAAGGTAAGTCATTGGTAACTGTAGAACATACCGATCATGCATCACCAGTGATCTGTGCGGGGTTGAAGTTGTTGTCAACTAGCCTTGACTCTGATCATTTTGCTGGTAAcaaagaggaagaaattgaTGTAAAAATGCCTGAAGAAAATTGCAGCCCTCCAATTTGTCAACTTGGAGGAGCTGGAGTATTGGTAGGTTTGAAGGGACATATGGATCTGAAACTAGTTTCTGAAAAGAGTGATTTGAATTTCCTGAAGCAGAATTCTATGGAACCTGTGTTACTAAACTTCGCTTTAAACAAGCAGGGAAGTAGCACCCAATGTGTCAAAGGTAACGTAGGGTTTGATTGTGATGGTTCTTTTTTGCAGTCGAACAGGGAAAAATGGGATCTAAATACTTCAATGGAATCATGGGAGGGTTGTACTAGTGGTGATGCTCCTGTAGTGCAGATATCGGCCACTCGGACAAATACAACTATTGAAACTTATTCTTGCTCATCTGAAATGGTTGAAAGTGACAGTCCATGTGGAAAACAAACCCTTTTAGATAATGAAGATAAAGGTGACTCTACAAAAGAGCATCTTCATTTAAGTCTTGATTCATCTTATCTGAAGTCTGTGCTTGATGAAGACCCTTACATTTCTGAATATGAATCAGATGGCAACTGGGATATAGCTGAGACTGTTGATGATAATGATGATAatgatgataatgataatgatgataatgataataatgtaGAAGAAGACTATGAAGATGGGGAGGTCCGGGAAACAATGCAGGAAACTGAAGTAGAGGTCCATGTAtatgagaaaagagaaattgagCCTTTGGATCATGCTGGTTGTAACGACAAAAAGATCAATTCTGTTGGATTGCTGGATCATGAATTTTTTACTTTAGGCCCTAAGAAACaggaaacaaaattagaaaatctGGATTATAGaagtgaagatgaagatgaagttCAGACCACAACTAAAAGTAATTCTTATGAgcaagaaaatgaagatcTTTGTGTGAAAGAATTGCATGCTGTAGAGAATGCTATTGGTGAGGATGTAAACATATCTGCGAAGGCCACAGAAAGAAGCCAATTATCTCAATATGATAAAAAGGGCAACTTTGAGGGACAGGGCACTGCTGACAAAATCCTAAATGAGGAACCGGTTCCTACATTTTCTCAGAATGAGGTGGAGAATGCTGTAGCAGTAGATGTAGTGCAGAATAGGGATCTAACTTTGCCTACTGTAAAGGAATCTGTAAACGAAGATAATGCAAAGGATATCAATGGAGGCACTAGAAATAGTCggataattaattttaatcgAACATCTACTGATTCAACTCCTTGTAAGGCAAAATCTAATTTTGCTAAGCCGGTTTTATCACATAAGGATAGAGAGTTTGTACCCAACATGGTAGTTGAACGAGCAAATATGAAACCTCAAGAAAG AGATGACGTGTACAGTAATATTTCCAAGAAAATTTCTATAGACAAACGCCAGGGTCCACCACCGTTGATGGGTTTTAGTCATAGACGAGGGAGAAATACTAATAGGTTGGACAACCGATCCGAGGAATGGGATTTTGGTCCCAACTTTTCTCCTGAAACATACAGTGAACAACAGATAGATTACCATGTTACTGGTCTTGATCAAAACCGATATAAGATTATACCTGATGGTCCATTTGGTGGCGCTAACCGTCGTGGTCGAGAATTGGTAGAGGATGaggaacctttttttttccatgggCCCTCAAGGAGGAAGTCACCTGGAAGAAGACATGGGCACAGTGTACGAGGTGGAAAAATGGTAAACAGAATGCCTAGAGATTTTAGTCCAGGTAGATGCATGGATGAAGGTGGCTCTTTTGATAGACAACATGGTGAAAAGTTCACTAGGAATTTTGCTGATGACACAGTGGATGAGATGTATCCACGACCTCAACCTCCATATGATGTAGACAGACCTTTTTTTCGAGAAAGAAGGAACTTCTCAttccaaagaaaaacttttccCAAAATTGATTCTAAATCTCCAGTAAGATCCCGAGCTCGTTCTCCCAGCCAATGGTTCTCTTCAAAAAGATCTGATAGGTTTTGTGAACGTCCCAACATGACACATCGAAGATCTCCAAATTATATGACAGACAGGATGAGATCTCCTGATCAGCGTTCTATACGTGGATATATGCCAGGCCAAAGACAAGGATTCCGTTACCTTTCACCACCTGATGAATTGAGAGATGTGGGTCCTGCACCTGACCATGGCCATATGAGGCCTTTTATCCCTAACAGGAATCAAACTAAAAGATTACCACTTAGAAACAGAAGCTACGATGCTATAGATCCTCGAGGAAGGATCGAGAATGATGGACTTTTTTATGGTCCTGTACGTTTGGGTCAATTGACTGGGTACAATGGTGGCGAACCAGATGACGATGAAAGAAGATTTAATGAGAGACATGAACCTCTTCATTCTTTTAAGCATGGATTTCGTGATTCTGATGGTGAGAGATACCGAAACAAGGGGGAGGATTGTTCTAGGCCATTTAGGTTTTGTGCAGAGGATGACCCAAGAATTTCATGGAAGAGAAGGTAG
- the LOC101221723 gene encoding uncharacterized protein LOC101221723, translating into MAAIPSSSLQFPNSLTLPSNSKPPKPKLLTFLTRAADPESPAGDSEQPGSDGDDFEDRLAKVRIRYRSGTGKKAEIRKARKSKQGSTTAASSVYLPPVSLKEAVSGGLKVEFGFSPYSERINGWIAILGISALVLVELATGKSVISYHTPAIILIQVYFVAAVAAVYIKYEKEKVSVWPSDEIKS; encoded by the coding sequence ATGGCGGCCATTCCATCTTCCTCACTACAATTCCCTAACTCTCTCACACTTCCTTCCAATTCAAAGCCTCCCAAGCCCAAGCTTCTCACCTTCCTAACCAGGGCAGCAGATCCGGAATCTCCCGCCGGCGATTCTGAACAACCTGGATCTGACGGCGACGATTTCGAGGACCGACTCGCCAAAGTCCGAATCCGATACCGAAGCGGAACAGGAAAGAAGGCAGAGATACGGAAGGCTCGCAAGTCCAAGCAAGGTTCTACCACTGCCGCCTCGTCGGTGTACCTACCGCCAGTGTCTCTGAAGGAGGCGGTTTCCGGGGGACTTAAAGTGGAATTCGGATTTAGTCCGTACAGCGAGAGGATCAATGGTTGGATTGCGATACTCGGAATATCGGCGTTGGTTCTTGTGGAATTGGCTACCGGAAAAAGCGTCATCAGTTATCATACGCCGGCGATTATACTGATTCAAGTGTATTTTGTGGCGGCGGTTGCTGCGGTGTATATCAAATACGAGAAGGAGAAGGTTAGCGTTTGGCCGTCGgatgaaatcaaaagttag